The Streptomyces sp. NBC_01363 region CTAACCGCTTGTGAACGGCAATGTGACCACCCGCGGGTGGTCTTGTGGCGTGTGATTCCTCTGTGATATCCACGCTGTGATTACCACATGGACGGGCGTGAAATCACGCGCCGATCCCACCTCGTACCGGACGGAATTCCGTTCGACGAAGGGACGAGTTTCATGCAAATGAACAGTGGGTCAGGTGGTACCGGAGAGATCGGAAGACGGGTGATGCTCGGCGGAACGGTCGGTATGGCCCTGGCCGCGGCGGGCCTGTCGGCAGGCCGGGCCTGGGGTGACGCGCCCTTCCACGAGGATCCGTTCACCCTGGGGGTGGCGTCCGGCGATCCGTGGCCGGACGGGGTCGTACTGTGGACCCGCCTCGCTCCCCAGCCCCTCGCGCCCGATGGAAACGGAGGCATGCCGCCGTACGCCGTCGACGTGCAGTGGGAGGTCGCCCGCGACGACCGCTTCCGCTCCGTCGTACGCCGGGGACGGACCCGCGCGGTGCCCGAACTCGCCCACTCCGTCCACGTCGAGGTCTCCGGACTCCAGCCGGACCGGCACTACTACTACCGCTTCCGCGCCGGCGGTGCGCTCAGTCCCGTCGGGCGCACCCGCACCGCGCCCCCGCCGCACAGCCGGCCCAGGGAGCTGGACTTCGCCTTCGTCTCCTGCCAGGCGTGGTTCGAGGGCTTCTACACCGCCTACCGGCACCTCGCCGAGGAGGACGTCGATCTGGTCCTGCACCTCGGCGACTACATCTACGAGAACGCCATCGACGCCATGGGCGGCGTACGCAACGTCCCGGTCGCCGCCGAGCTGCGTCCCGAGCCGATGAACCTCGTCCAGTACCGCAACCGCCACGCCCTCCACCGCTTCGACCCCGACCTCATCGCCGCCCACCAGACCCACCCGTTCGCCCTCGTCTGGGACGACCACGAGGTCGAGGACAACTGGGCGCGCGACAAGTCCAAGGCCGACAACGAGCCCGACCAGGACCCGGCGGTCTTCCGCGAGCGCGCGGCGGCCGCCTTCCAGGCGTACTACGAGCATCTGCCGCTGCGGCTGCCGAACAAGCCGAACGGCTTCGAGGCCCGGATGTACCGCCGTCTGCGCTACGGGCGGATGGCCACCTTCCACATCCTCGACACCCGGCTCTTCCGCGACGACCAGCCCTGCGGCGACGGCACCAAGAGCGGCTGCGACGAACGGCTGACGCCCGGCCGCACCATCCTCGGCCCCGAGCAGGAGCAGTGGCTGTACCGAGGCCTCGGACGCTCCGACACGACGTGGAACATGATCTCCCAGCAGATCCCCGTGGCCCAGGTCGACACCGATCCCGGCCCCGGCCAGGCATTCGTGATGGACTTCTGGGACGGCTACGTGGACGCCCGCCAACGGCTGTTCAAGGAGATCACCGACCGCAGCGTGAGCAACCCCGTCGTCCTCACCGGCGACATGCACCGCCACCTCGCCGCCGATCTGAAGCAGAACTTCGACGACCCGGGATCACCCACGCTCGGCGTCGAGTTCGTCGGTTCGTCCATCTCCACCACCAAGGACGGGATGGACCTGGACCCCTCCGGTGCCAAGCTGCTCGCGGCCAACGAGCACATCAAGTTCACCAACTTCCAGCGCGGCTATGTGCGCTGCGCGCTGACCCGGGAGAGCTGCCGCGCCGATTTCCGGGTCCTCCCGTACGTCACCACCCCCGGCGCACCCGTTTCGACCCGGACCTCGTACGTGACGGAGGCCGGCCGGCCGGGTCTCCAGCAGGCCTGAGCACATCAGGGAGGCGGCGCCCCGCAAACGGGCGCCGCCGACGTGGCTCACCGGACGGTGAGCGACCCCTTCATGTACGGGTGAATCGTGCAGATGAACGGGTACGAGCCCGCCTTGTCCGGGGCCGTGAACGTGACCGTCTGCCCCGGCGCCACATTGCCGGTGTCGAAGACCTTGTTGCCGGTGGCGGTCAGGGTGTGGGCCGCGGAGTCCTTGTTGACCACGGTGATCAGCGTCCCCGGCGCGACCGTGGGACGGGCCGGCTCGAACGCGAAGTCCTTGATCGTGATCACCACCTTGCCGACCGGGGAGGAGGAGACCGAAGCGGCCGGTGAGACGGACGACGGTGGTGTGGCACTGGAGGACGGCGAACTGCCGCCGCCACTGTTCGAGCACCCGCCCGCGGTGGCGGCGAACAGTCCCGCCGCGATCACCGCGGCTGCCGTTCTCGCACGGTTCCCCATCAAGAGCTCCTCGGGTCGGGCCGCCGGTCCGACGGCACTGTGGCCCGAACGTTAGGAGCTCCGCGACCCGGCAACGGGCAGGCGCTCGGATTCGACCCGCGGGTCGAATCCGTCCGGCGTACCCGCCGTCGGCAGCCGGTACACCGGACCCCGCCGCAGTTCCCGGGGCCGGGACGCGCACGTCTGCCCGGGGTCAGGATTCGCGCGTCGCCGCCATCCCCAGGGTGATCAGACCGAGCACCACCCAGCCGAACCAGAGCCAGCCGCTGCTCCCCAGCGCCACCGTGTAGGCGGTGACGACGACCAGGGCCGTCAGCGTGAGCACTCCCATGGCCTTCGTGGATCCGGACATGCCCGCACCCTCCTCGTCGGCCGTGCGGCCGTGGATGCCATCGTCACCCCGGAGGCATGCCCACCGCTACTGCCCGCGCGCCTGCAATGAGGCGAGATAGGCGTTGTACGCCTGGAGCTCCTGGTCACCGTCCCGGTCGGCCGCACGGTCGGAGCGCTTCGCCGTCCGCTGCTCGGAGCGGTACCACTGGAAGACCAGCGCGATCAGCACCAGCACCGACGGGATCTCGCTGAAGGCCCAGGCGATACCGCCTGCCCAGCCCTGGTCGCTCAGCGCGTCGATGCCCAGCGAGGCCGGCGGATGCTTGTACGTCCCCACCATCGGCGTCGTCGCCATCATCAGCGCGATACCGAAGAACGCGTGGAACGGCATCCCGGCGAACAGCTCCAGCATCCGCATCACGTAGCCGGGCCGGTGCGGTCCCGGATCGATGCCCATGATCGGCCAGAAGAACACCAGACCGACCGCGAGGAAGTGCACCATCATCGCGATGTGACCGGTCTTCGAGCCCATCAGGAAGTCGAAGAGCGGGGTGAAGTACAGCCCGTACAGGCTGGCGATGAAGATCGGGATCGTGAAGGCCGGATGCGTGATGATCCTCATGTACCGGCTGTGCAGCAGCTTGAGCAGCAGCTCGCGCGGACCGGTGCGGCCACGGCCCGCGACCGGCAGCGCACGCAGCGCCAGGGTCACCGGAGCGCCCAGCAGCAGCAGGATCGGCGACAGCATGCTGATCACCATGTGCTGCACCATGTGCACGCTGAACATGACCATGCCGTAGTCGTTGAGCTTGGTGCACATCACCAGTGCGATGCTCAGCACGCCGACGACGAAGAACACGGTCCGGCCGACCGGCCAGCCGTCCCCGCGTCTGCGCAGCCGCAGCACGGCGTACGCGTACAGGCCGATGCCGAGAAGGCAGCCGATGAGGAAGAACGGGTCCGCGGAGAATTGGAGCCCACGTCCCAGCGTGAACGGCGGCAGATCCATGTTCATGCCGTGCCCGCTGTGATCCATCTGTTCACTCCCGCCGGGGGTGTCCCCGATTCGTTCCGGTTGTCCCGACCAGAGTAGAACTGCCCCCGGCCGCGGTTGCGGCCGGGGGCAGTTCATCGGACAGGGTGTCGCTCAGAGCACGCACTCCGCCTCGGCGTACCGCTCGGCCGGAACGGTCTTCAGCGTCTCCACGGCCTCGCCCAGCGGCACCATCACGATGTCCGTGCCGCGCAGCGCCGTCATCATGCCGAATTCGCCGCGGTGCGCGGCCTCCACCGCGTGCCAGCCGAAGCGGGTGGCGAGCACCCGGTCGTACGCGGTCGGCGTGCCGCCGCGCTGCACATGGCCGAGGATCACCGGGCGGGCCTCCTTGCCGAGGCGCTGCTCCAGCTCGCTGGAGAGCTGCGTGGCCATGCCGGCGAACCGCTCGTGCCCGTAGATGTCCTTGGTGCCCTGCTCGATCTCCATGGACGAGCCCTCGCGAGGCTTGGCGCCCTCGGCGACGACGACGATCGCGAACTTCTTGCCGGCCGAGAAACGCCTGCCGACCACCTCGGTCAGCTCGTCGATGTCGAAGGGACGCTCCGGCACGACGATGGCGTGGGCGCCGGCCGCCATGCCCGAGTGCAGGGCGATCCAGCCGGTGTGGCGGCCCATGACCTCGACGATCAGCACCCGCTGGTGCGATTCGGCGGTCGTCTTGAGCCGGTCGAGCGCCTCGGTCGCGACACCGACGGCGGTGTCGAAGCCGAAGGTCACATCCGTGGAGGCGATGTCGTTGTCGATGGTCTTCGGAACGCCGACGATCGGCAGACCCGCCTCGGAGAGCAGGTTGGCCGCCTTCAGCGTGCCCTCGCCCCCGATCGGGATGATCGCGTCGAGACCGAGGTCGGAGACATGGCCCCTGGCCTGTTCCACGCCGCCCCGCAGATGGGCGGGCTGGACCCGGGAGGAGCCGAGGATCGTGCCGCCCCGGGCGAGGATGCCGCCGACCGCGTCGAGGTCGAGCTTGCGGTAGTCGCATTCGAGGAGGCCCTTCCACCCGTCGTGGAAGCCGATGACCTCGTCGCCGTGGTCGACCACCGCGCGGTGCACGACGGAACGGATGACGGCGTTGAGGCCGGGGCAGTCGCCGCCGGAGGTGAGCACACCAATTCGCATTGCCCGGGAAACCTTTGCAACGTGGGCCGACGACCGGACCACGTCGTCCGGTTGGATCCCCGCCACCCTACCGGCGCAGGGTGGCGGGACCGAACCGGGCGTCCGCCTGCTGGACTCCGCTCAGACGAGCGAAAACCCCCTCATCAGGCGGGCTGTGTCGCCGACGCGATGCGCTCGGCGCGCAGCGCCTCGTACCAGCGGTCGTCCGTCGGCGGCAGGGCGTTCACATCGAGGGCCAGCTTCAGCAGCAGGTCCGCGATGTGCGGGTTGCGCGCCATCACGGGGCCGTGCATGTACGTACCGAAGACGGTGTCGTTGTACGCGCCCTCGGTGCCGTCACCGGTGCCGTTGCCCCGGCCGAACTGCACCTGGGCGAACGGCCGTGCCGTCGGGCCGAGATGGGTGACGCCCTGGTGGTTCTCGAACCCGGTCAGCGGCGGCAGGCCGAGGCGCGGGTCGATGTCGGCCAGTACGTCACCGACGCACCGGGCCCCCTCGCCGCGGGTGGAGACCACGTCGAGCAGCCCGAGACCGGCCTCGCGCTCACCGAGGTCGTTGATGAACTCGTGGCCGAGGATCTGGTAGCCGGCGCAGACCGAGAAGATGATCGCGCCGTTCGAGGCGGCCCGGCTGAGCCCGCCGTCGCGGCGCAGCCGCTCCGCGGCGAGACGCTGCGGCCGGTCCTCGCCGCCGCCGATCAGATAGATGTCGCCGGACGTCGGGACCGGCTGGTCGCTGCGCACGTCGACGCGCTGCACGTCGAGACCGCGCTGCCGGGCCCGGCGCTCCACCACCAGCGCGTTGCCCTGGTCGCCGTAGGTGCTGAGGAGGTCGGGGTAGACCCAGACCAGACGCAGACCGTTGCTCATGCTTCGTCCTCTCCGGAGGTGGCCGGGGCCGGGGTCAGTTGCCGACACGACGGCGCAGATCCTGGAAGGCGGTGTAGTTGGCGATGACCTCGATACGGCCGGGCGGGGCCTGCTGCACGGCCTCGTCGAGGTTCTCGCAGACCCGGAAGTCGAGACCGGCCACTTCGAGGCGGACGGCCAGGTCCAGCTTGCGGTCGCCGAGCACGAAGATCGGGTGACCGGCGAGCTGGGTGTAGTCCACGTCCCACAGCCAGGAGGTGTCCGTGCCGTCCGCGCCGCGCGCGTTGACGGAGAGGATCACCGGCGTGGGCGGCGGGTCGATCAGGGAAAACGTTTCGAGCCAGCCCGCCGGGTTCTTCGCCAGCAGCAGCCGCAGCTCACGGCCGAGGAAGGAGACCACGTCGTAGCGGCCCGCGACGGCCTGCACCTGGTACATGCGCTCCAGCGCGACCTGCGGCGGCACACCGAAGACGGCGGCCACGGCGGCGGAGCTGGTGGCGTTGGCCTTGTTGGCGCGGCCGGGCAGCTGGAGGTGGATCGGCCATGCCGAACCGTGTGGGTCCAGGACGTAGTCGCCGTGCAGGACCCAGCTGGGAGCGGGCCGGCGGAATCCGCACTCGCCGCAGAACCAGTCGTCGCCGGGGCGCTGCATCACACCGCCACAGGCGGGGCAGGACCAGGCGTCGTCCTTCCACGCCTGGCCCGCCGCGACCCACACCACATTGGGGGAGGAGGACGCCGCCCAGACGATCAGCGGGTCGTCGGCGTTCGCGACGATCACGGCCTTCGAGCCGGACAGCCCCTCACGCCACTTCTCCGCCAGCATCCGGGTCTCCGCCGCGCGGTCCAGCTGGTCGCGGGAGAGGTTGAGCAGCGCGATCACCTTGGGCGTCGTGTCGCGTGCGACCCCGGCGAGGTACTTCTCGTCGACCTCGATCACGCCGTACTGCGCGTCCGAGCCGCCCGCCAGCGCCGAGGTGATGCCCGCCGGCATGTTCGCGCCGAGCGCGTTCGACACCACCGGGCCCGCGGCCCGCAGTGCCTCGGCGATCAGCCGGGTGGTGGTCGTCTTGCCGTTCGTCGCCGACACGAGGATCACGTCCAGGTGCTGCGCCAGCCGCCCCAGCAGGTCGGGGTCGAGCTTGAGCGCCACCCGGCCGCCGATCACCGATCCGCTGCCGCGCCCTGCGGCGCGTGACACCGCCGCCGCGGCCTTGCCCGCCGTCACGGCCAGCTTGGCCCGCGGCGACAGCGGCTCCGTGTTGCCTGCCATCGTCCTAGATCCTCCTTGCATCGGTCCACGCCCAGCCTATCGATGTCCGGCGCGGCGACCGCACCCTGGCACCGCCGGGAAGGTGGAGGTCGCGTGGAACGTACGATTGCGGCCATGCGAAACCGCCCCATCCCCGGCAGTTCCGGACTGATTCGTGCCATGAGCCTGCTCGGTGATCCGGTGCTGCACGGGACCTGTGAACCCGTCACGGACTTCGGTCCCTCGCTCGCCCGTCTCGTCGAGGACATGTACGCCACGATGTACGCGGCCGAGGGCGTCGGCCTCGCGGCCAACCAGATCGGCGTTCCGCTGCGCGTGTTCGTCTACGACTGCCCGGACGACGACGACATCCGTCACCTCGGTCATCTCGTCAACCCGAGGCTCGTCGAGGCCGACGGCATCACCGTACGCGGTCCGGAGGGTTGTCTTTCGCTGCCCGGCATCGAAGCGGGTACCCCGCGGTTCGACCGTGCCGTCGTCGAGGGTCTCACGGTCGACGGCGAGCCGGTCCGGGTCACCGGCACCGGCTTCTTCGCGCGTTGCCTCCAGCACGAGTGTGACCATCTCGAAGGCGCGGTCTACACGGACCTGTTGACCGGGTTGCGCCGCGCCAGGGCGCTGCGCGCGGCCCGCCGGGCGCCCTGGGCGCGCACCGGCTGACCGCTCCCGTAGCCTGCGTGTCGGGGGGCCTCAGAATCCGGGGCCGCCCGGCCGGTCGCCCGCGGCGGCCAGCCTGCCCCACAGCAGATCGGCCAGGCTGCTCACCAACTGTTCGCGGGAGCAGGGGCGTTCACCGAGCCACCAGTCGCCCGCGGCGTGCATCATGCCGACGATGCCGTGGCCCCAGATGCGGGCCATGGCATCGCTGTCCG contains the following coding sequences:
- a CDS encoding 6-phosphofructokinase, whose amino-acid sequence is MRIGVLTSGGDCPGLNAVIRSVVHRAVVDHGDEVIGFHDGWKGLLECDYRKLDLDAVGGILARGGTILGSSRVQPAHLRGGVEQARGHVSDLGLDAIIPIGGEGTLKAANLLSEAGLPIVGVPKTIDNDIASTDVTFGFDTAVGVATEALDRLKTTAESHQRVLIVEVMGRHTGWIALHSGMAAGAHAIVVPERPFDIDELTEVVGRRFSAGKKFAIVVVAEGAKPREGSSMEIEQGTKDIYGHERFAGMATQLSSELEQRLGKEARPVILGHVQRGGTPTAYDRVLATRFGWHAVEAAHRGEFGMMTALRGTDIVMVPLGEAVETLKTVPAERYAEAECVL
- a CDS encoding alkaline phosphatase, with translation MLGGTVGMALAAAGLSAGRAWGDAPFHEDPFTLGVASGDPWPDGVVLWTRLAPQPLAPDGNGGMPPYAVDVQWEVARDDRFRSVVRRGRTRAVPELAHSVHVEVSGLQPDRHYYYRFRAGGALSPVGRTRTAPPPHSRPRELDFAFVSCQAWFEGFYTAYRHLAEEDVDLVLHLGDYIYENAIDAMGGVRNVPVAAELRPEPMNLVQYRNRHALHRFDPDLIAAHQTHPFALVWDDHEVEDNWARDKSKADNEPDQDPAVFRERAAAAFQAYYEHLPLRLPNKPNGFEARMYRRLRYGRMATFHILDTRLFRDDQPCGDGTKSGCDERLTPGRTILGPEQEQWLYRGLGRSDTTWNMISQQIPVAQVDTDPGPGQAFVMDFWDGYVDARQRLFKEITDRSVSNPVVLTGDMHRHLAADLKQNFDDPGSPTLGVEFVGSSISTTKDGMDLDPSGAKLLAANEHIKFTNFQRGYVRCALTRESCRADFRVLPYVTTPGAPVSTRTSYVTEAGRPGLQQA
- a CDS encoding cytochrome c oxidase assembly protein is translated as MDHSGHGMNMDLPPFTLGRGLQFSADPFFLIGCLLGIGLYAYAVLRLRRRGDGWPVGRTVFFVVGVLSIALVMCTKLNDYGMVMFSVHMVQHMVISMLSPILLLLGAPVTLALRALPVAGRGRTGPRELLLKLLHSRYMRIITHPAFTIPIFIASLYGLYFTPLFDFLMGSKTGHIAMMVHFLAVGLVFFWPIMGIDPGPHRPGYVMRMLELFAGMPFHAFFGIALMMATTPMVGTYKHPPASLGIDALSDQGWAGGIAWAFSEIPSVLVLIALVFQWYRSEQRTAKRSDRAADRDGDQELQAYNAYLASLQARGQ
- a CDS encoding MurT ligase domain-containing protein; this encodes MAGNTEPLSPRAKLAVTAGKAAAAVSRAAGRGSGSVIGGRVALKLDPDLLGRLAQHLDVILVSATNGKTTTTRLIAEALRAAGPVVSNALGANMPAGITSALAGGSDAQYGVIEVDEKYLAGVARDTTPKVIALLNLSRDQLDRAAETRMLAEKWREGLSGSKAVIVANADDPLIVWAASSSPNVVWVAAGQAWKDDAWSCPACGGVMQRPGDDWFCGECGFRRPAPSWVLHGDYVLDPHGSAWPIHLQLPGRANKANATSSAAVAAVFGVPPQVALERMYQVQAVAGRYDVVSFLGRELRLLLAKNPAGWLETFSLIDPPPTPVILSVNARGADGTDTSWLWDVDYTQLAGHPIFVLGDRKLDLAVRLEVAGLDFRVCENLDEAVQQAPPGRIEVIANYTAFQDLRRRVGN
- a CDS encoding type 1 glutamine amidotransferase — translated: MSNGLRLVWVYPDLLSTYGDQGNALVVERRARQRGLDVQRVDVRSDQPVPTSGDIYLIGGGEDRPQRLAAERLRRDGGLSRAASNGAIIFSVCAGYQILGHEFINDLGEREAGLGLLDVVSTRGEGARCVGDVLADIDPRLGLPPLTGFENHQGVTHLGPTARPFAQVQFGRGNGTGDGTEGAYNDTVFGTYMHGPVMARNPHIADLLLKLALDVNALPPTDDRWYEALRAERIASATQPA
- the def gene encoding peptide deformylase, whose amino-acid sequence is MRNRPIPGSSGLIRAMSLLGDPVLHGTCEPVTDFGPSLARLVEDMYATMYAAEGVGLAANQIGVPLRVFVYDCPDDDDIRHLGHLVNPRLVEADGITVRGPEGCLSLPGIEAGTPRFDRAVVEGLTVDGEPVRVTGTGFFARCLQHECDHLEGAVYTDLLTGLRRARALRAARRAPWARTG
- a CDS encoding cupredoxin domain-containing protein, producing the protein MGNRARTAAAVIAAGLFAATAGGCSNSGGGSSPSSSATPPSSVSPAASVSSSPVGKVVITIKDFAFEPARPTVAPGTLITVVNKDSAAHTLTATGNKVFDTGNVAPGQTVTFTAPDKAGSYPFICTIHPYMKGSLTVR